In a single window of the Thamnophis elegans isolate rThaEle1 chromosome 8, rThaEle1.pri, whole genome shotgun sequence genome:
- the PABPC1 gene encoding polyadenylate-binding protein 1 isoform X1 — MNPSAPSYPMASLYVGDLHPDVTEAMLYEKFSPAGPILSIRVCRDMITRRSLGYAYVNFQQPADAERALDTMNFDVIKGKPVRIMWSQRDPSLRKSGVGNIFIKNLDKSIDNKALYDTFSAFGNILSCKVVCDENGSKGYGFVHFETQEAAERAIEKMNGMLLNDRKVFVGRFKSRKEREAELGARAKEFTNVYIKNFGEDMDDERLKELFGKFGPALSVKVMTDESGKSKGFGFVSFERHEDAQKAVDEMNGKELNGKQIYVGRAQKKVERQTELKRKFEQMKQDRITRYQGVNLYVKNLDDGIDDERLRKEFSPFGTITSAKVMMEGGRSKGFGFVCFSSPEEATKAVTEMNGRIVATKPLYVALAQRKEERQAHLTNQYMQRMASVRAVPNPVINPYQPAPPSGYFMAAIPQTQNRAAYYPTSQITQLRPSPRWAAQGARPHPAFQNMPGAIRPTAPRPPFSTMRPASQVTRVMSTQRVANTSTQTMGPRPAAAATAATPAVRTVPQYKYAAGVRNPQQHLNTQPQVAMQQPAVHVQGQEPLTASMLASAPPQEQKQMLGERLFPLIQAMHPTLAGKITGMLLEIDNSELLHMLESPESLRSKVDEAVAVLQAHQAKEAAQKAVNNPAGVPSV; from the exons ATGAACCCCAGCGCTCCCAGCTACCCGATGGCCTCGCTCTACGTGGGCGACCTGCACCCCGATGTCACCGAGGCCATGCTCTACGAGAAGTTCAGCCCCGCCGGGCCCATCCTCTCCATCCGCGTCTGCAGGGACATGATCACCCGGCGCTCGCTAGGCTACGCCTATGTCAACTTCCAGCAGCCCGCCGACG CTGAACGAGCTTTAGATACCATGAATTTTGACGTCATTAAAGGCAAGCCAGTGCGTATCATGTGGTCTCAACGTGATCCATCTCTTCGAAAAAGTGGTGTTGGCAACATTTTCATTAAAAACTTGGATAAATCAATTGATAATAAAGCTTTGTATGATACATTTTCAGCTTTCGGAAACATCCTCTCTTGTAAG GTCGTGTGTGATGAGAATGGCTCCAAAGGCTATGGGTTTGTACATTTTGAAACACAAGAAGCTGCAGAAAGAGCTATTgaaaaaatgaatggaatgcTGCTTAACGATCGTAAAGT ATTTGTTGGAAGGTTTAAATCACGCAAAGAACGGGAAGCAGAGCTTGGAGCTCGCGCTAAGGAGTTCACTAATGTTTACATCAAGAATTTTGGAGAAGACATGGATGATGAGAGACTGAAAGAACTCTTTGGCAAGTTTG GACCTGCCTTGAGTGTGAAAGTTATGACTGatgaaagtggaaaatccaaAGGCTTTGGCTTTGTCAGTTTTGAAAGACATGAGGATGCCCAAAAA gcTGTAGATGAGATGAATGGAAAGGAACTCAACGGGAAGCAAATATATGTTGGACGAGCTCAGAAAAAAGTTGAAAGACAAACAGAGCTTAAACGCAAATTTGAACAAATGAAGCAGGATAGGATTACAAGATACCAG GGTGTAAACCTATATGTGAAAAATTTAGATGATGGAATTGATGATGAACGTCTGCGCAAAGAATTTTCACCATTTGGCACAATAACTAGTGCAAAG GTCATGATGGAAGGAGGCCGCAGTAAAGGATTTGGGTTTGTCTGCTTTTCTTCACCGGAAGAAGCAACCAAAGCAGTAACAGAAATGAATGGTAGAATTgtggccaccaaaccactatatGTGGCTTTAGCTCAACGTAAAGAGGAACGCCAGGCTCACCTCACCAACCAATATATGCAGAGAATGGCAAGTGTGAGAGCAGTGCCCAATCCTGTTATCAATCCTTACCAACCAGCACCTCCTTCAGGTTATTTCATGGCAGCTATCCCGCAG ACACAAAACCGTGCAGCCTATTATCCTACCAGCCAGATTACTCAACTTAGACCAAGTCCTCGCTGGGCTGCTCAGGGTGCCAGACCTCATC CAGCTTTCCAGAATATGCCAGGTGCCATCCGCCCTACAGCTCCCAGACCACCATTTAGTACCATGAGGCCAGCTTCACAAGTTACACGAGTCATGTCAACACAGCGTGTTG caaACACATCAACACAGACCATGGGTCCacgtccagcagcagcagccactgcAGCCACTCCAGCTGTACGCACTGTCCCACAGTATAAGTACGCTGCGGGGGTTCGCAATCCTCAGCAGCATCTTAACACACAGCCTCAGGTTGCTATGCAGCAG CCTGCTGTCCATGTACAAGGTCAGGAACCATTGACTGCTTCCATGTTGGCTTCTGCCCCTCCACAAGAACAAAAGCAGATGTTGG GAGAACGTCTGTTCCCTCTTATCCAAGCCATGCACCCTACTTTGGCGGGTAAAATAACTGGTATGTTGCTAGAAATTGACAACTCTGAACTTCTTCACATGCTTGAGTCTCCTGAATCTCTTCGTTCGAAG GTTGATGAAGCTGTAGCCGTACTGCAAGCCCATCAAGCTAAAGAAGCTGCTCAGAAAGCAGTTAATAATCCAGCAGGAGTTCCAAGTGTCTAA
- the PABPC1 gene encoding polyadenylate-binding protein 1 isoform X4, which translates to MNPSAPSYPMASLYVGDLHPDVTEAMLYEKFSPAGPILSIRVCRDMITRRSLGYAYVNFQQPADAERALDTMNFDVIKGKPVRIMWSQRDPSLRKSGVGNIFIKNLDKSIDNKALYDTFSAFGNILSCKVVCDENGSKGYGFVHFETQEAAERAIEKMNGMLLNDRKVFVGRFKSRKEREAELGARAKEFTNVYIKNFGEDMDDERLKELFGPALSVKVMTDESGKSKGFGFVSFERHEDAQKAVDEMNGKELNGKQIYVGRAQKKVERQTELKRKFEQMKQDRITRYQGVNLYVKNLDDGIDDERLRKEFSPFGTITSAKVMMEGGRSKGFGFVCFSSPEEATKAVTEMNGRIVATKPLYVALAQRKEERQAHLTNQYMQRMASVRAVPNPVINPYQPAPPSGYFMAAIPQTQNRAAYYPTSQITQLRPSPRWAAQGARPHPFQNMPGAIRPTAPRPPFSTMRPASQVTRVMSTQRVANTSTQTMGPRPAAAATAATPAVRTVPQYKYAAGVRNPQQHLNTQPQVAMQQPAVHVQGQEPLTASMLASAPPQEQKQMLGERLFPLIQAMHPTLAGKITGMLLEIDNSELLHMLESPESLRSKVDEAVAVLQAHQAKEAAQKAVNNPAGVPSV; encoded by the exons ATGAACCCCAGCGCTCCCAGCTACCCGATGGCCTCGCTCTACGTGGGCGACCTGCACCCCGATGTCACCGAGGCCATGCTCTACGAGAAGTTCAGCCCCGCCGGGCCCATCCTCTCCATCCGCGTCTGCAGGGACATGATCACCCGGCGCTCGCTAGGCTACGCCTATGTCAACTTCCAGCAGCCCGCCGACG CTGAACGAGCTTTAGATACCATGAATTTTGACGTCATTAAAGGCAAGCCAGTGCGTATCATGTGGTCTCAACGTGATCCATCTCTTCGAAAAAGTGGTGTTGGCAACATTTTCATTAAAAACTTGGATAAATCAATTGATAATAAAGCTTTGTATGATACATTTTCAGCTTTCGGAAACATCCTCTCTTGTAAG GTCGTGTGTGATGAGAATGGCTCCAAAGGCTATGGGTTTGTACATTTTGAAACACAAGAAGCTGCAGAAAGAGCTATTgaaaaaatgaatggaatgcTGCTTAACGATCGTAAAGT ATTTGTTGGAAGGTTTAAATCACGCAAAGAACGGGAAGCAGAGCTTGGAGCTCGCGCTAAGGAGTTCACTAATGTTTACATCAAGAATTTTGGAGAAGACATGGATGATGAGAGACTGAAAGAACTCTTTG GACCTGCCTTGAGTGTGAAAGTTATGACTGatgaaagtggaaaatccaaAGGCTTTGGCTTTGTCAGTTTTGAAAGACATGAGGATGCCCAAAAA gcTGTAGATGAGATGAATGGAAAGGAACTCAACGGGAAGCAAATATATGTTGGACGAGCTCAGAAAAAAGTTGAAAGACAAACAGAGCTTAAACGCAAATTTGAACAAATGAAGCAGGATAGGATTACAAGATACCAG GGTGTAAACCTATATGTGAAAAATTTAGATGATGGAATTGATGATGAACGTCTGCGCAAAGAATTTTCACCATTTGGCACAATAACTAGTGCAAAG GTCATGATGGAAGGAGGCCGCAGTAAAGGATTTGGGTTTGTCTGCTTTTCTTCACCGGAAGAAGCAACCAAAGCAGTAACAGAAATGAATGGTAGAATTgtggccaccaaaccactatatGTGGCTTTAGCTCAACGTAAAGAGGAACGCCAGGCTCACCTCACCAACCAATATATGCAGAGAATGGCAAGTGTGAGAGCAGTGCCCAATCCTGTTATCAATCCTTACCAACCAGCACCTCCTTCAGGTTATTTCATGGCAGCTATCCCGCAG ACACAAAACCGTGCAGCCTATTATCCTACCAGCCAGATTACTCAACTTAGACCAAGTCCTCGCTGGGCTGCTCAGGGTGCCAGACCTCATC CTTTCCAGAATATGCCAGGTGCCATCCGCCCTACAGCTCCCAGACCACCATTTAGTACCATGAGGCCAGCTTCACAAGTTACACGAGTCATGTCAACACAGCGTGTTG caaACACATCAACACAGACCATGGGTCCacgtccagcagcagcagccactgcAGCCACTCCAGCTGTACGCACTGTCCCACAGTATAAGTACGCTGCGGGGGTTCGCAATCCTCAGCAGCATCTTAACACACAGCCTCAGGTTGCTATGCAGCAG CCTGCTGTCCATGTACAAGGTCAGGAACCATTGACTGCTTCCATGTTGGCTTCTGCCCCTCCACAAGAACAAAAGCAGATGTTGG GAGAACGTCTGTTCCCTCTTATCCAAGCCATGCACCCTACTTTGGCGGGTAAAATAACTGGTATGTTGCTAGAAATTGACAACTCTGAACTTCTTCACATGCTTGAGTCTCCTGAATCTCTTCGTTCGAAG GTTGATGAAGCTGTAGCCGTACTGCAAGCCCATCAAGCTAAAGAAGCTGCTCAGAAAGCAGTTAATAATCCAGCAGGAGTTCCAAGTGTCTAA
- the PABPC1 gene encoding polyadenylate-binding protein 1 isoform X3 yields MNPSAPSYPMASLYVGDLHPDVTEAMLYEKFSPAGPILSIRVCRDMITRRSLGYAYVNFQQPADAERALDTMNFDVIKGKPVRIMWSQRDPSLRKSGVGNIFIKNLDKSIDNKALYDTFSAFGNILSCKVVCDENGSKGYGFVHFETQEAAERAIEKMNGMLLNDRKVFVGRFKSRKEREAELGARAKEFTNVYIKNFGEDMDDERLKELFGPALSVKVMTDESGKSKGFGFVSFERHEDAQKAVDEMNGKELNGKQIYVGRAQKKVERQTELKRKFEQMKQDRITRYQGVNLYVKNLDDGIDDERLRKEFSPFGTITSAKVMMEGGRSKGFGFVCFSSPEEATKAVTEMNGRIVATKPLYVALAQRKEERQAHLTNQYMQRMASVRAVPNPVINPYQPAPPSGYFMAAIPQTQNRAAYYPTSQITQLRPSPRWAAQGARPHPAFQNMPGAIRPTAPRPPFSTMRPASQVTRVMSTQRVANTSTQTMGPRPAAAATAATPAVRTVPQYKYAAGVRNPQQHLNTQPQVAMQQPAVHVQGQEPLTASMLASAPPQEQKQMLGERLFPLIQAMHPTLAGKITGMLLEIDNSELLHMLESPESLRSKVDEAVAVLQAHQAKEAAQKAVNNPAGVPSV; encoded by the exons ATGAACCCCAGCGCTCCCAGCTACCCGATGGCCTCGCTCTACGTGGGCGACCTGCACCCCGATGTCACCGAGGCCATGCTCTACGAGAAGTTCAGCCCCGCCGGGCCCATCCTCTCCATCCGCGTCTGCAGGGACATGATCACCCGGCGCTCGCTAGGCTACGCCTATGTCAACTTCCAGCAGCCCGCCGACG CTGAACGAGCTTTAGATACCATGAATTTTGACGTCATTAAAGGCAAGCCAGTGCGTATCATGTGGTCTCAACGTGATCCATCTCTTCGAAAAAGTGGTGTTGGCAACATTTTCATTAAAAACTTGGATAAATCAATTGATAATAAAGCTTTGTATGATACATTTTCAGCTTTCGGAAACATCCTCTCTTGTAAG GTCGTGTGTGATGAGAATGGCTCCAAAGGCTATGGGTTTGTACATTTTGAAACACAAGAAGCTGCAGAAAGAGCTATTgaaaaaatgaatggaatgcTGCTTAACGATCGTAAAGT ATTTGTTGGAAGGTTTAAATCACGCAAAGAACGGGAAGCAGAGCTTGGAGCTCGCGCTAAGGAGTTCACTAATGTTTACATCAAGAATTTTGGAGAAGACATGGATGATGAGAGACTGAAAGAACTCTTTG GACCTGCCTTGAGTGTGAAAGTTATGACTGatgaaagtggaaaatccaaAGGCTTTGGCTTTGTCAGTTTTGAAAGACATGAGGATGCCCAAAAA gcTGTAGATGAGATGAATGGAAAGGAACTCAACGGGAAGCAAATATATGTTGGACGAGCTCAGAAAAAAGTTGAAAGACAAACAGAGCTTAAACGCAAATTTGAACAAATGAAGCAGGATAGGATTACAAGATACCAG GGTGTAAACCTATATGTGAAAAATTTAGATGATGGAATTGATGATGAACGTCTGCGCAAAGAATTTTCACCATTTGGCACAATAACTAGTGCAAAG GTCATGATGGAAGGAGGCCGCAGTAAAGGATTTGGGTTTGTCTGCTTTTCTTCACCGGAAGAAGCAACCAAAGCAGTAACAGAAATGAATGGTAGAATTgtggccaccaaaccactatatGTGGCTTTAGCTCAACGTAAAGAGGAACGCCAGGCTCACCTCACCAACCAATATATGCAGAGAATGGCAAGTGTGAGAGCAGTGCCCAATCCTGTTATCAATCCTTACCAACCAGCACCTCCTTCAGGTTATTTCATGGCAGCTATCCCGCAG ACACAAAACCGTGCAGCCTATTATCCTACCAGCCAGATTACTCAACTTAGACCAAGTCCTCGCTGGGCTGCTCAGGGTGCCAGACCTCATC CAGCTTTCCAGAATATGCCAGGTGCCATCCGCCCTACAGCTCCCAGACCACCATTTAGTACCATGAGGCCAGCTTCACAAGTTACACGAGTCATGTCAACACAGCGTGTTG caaACACATCAACACAGACCATGGGTCCacgtccagcagcagcagccactgcAGCCACTCCAGCTGTACGCACTGTCCCACAGTATAAGTACGCTGCGGGGGTTCGCAATCCTCAGCAGCATCTTAACACACAGCCTCAGGTTGCTATGCAGCAG CCTGCTGTCCATGTACAAGGTCAGGAACCATTGACTGCTTCCATGTTGGCTTCTGCCCCTCCACAAGAACAAAAGCAGATGTTGG GAGAACGTCTGTTCCCTCTTATCCAAGCCATGCACCCTACTTTGGCGGGTAAAATAACTGGTATGTTGCTAGAAATTGACAACTCTGAACTTCTTCACATGCTTGAGTCTCCTGAATCTCTTCGTTCGAAG GTTGATGAAGCTGTAGCCGTACTGCAAGCCCATCAAGCTAAAGAAGCTGCTCAGAAAGCAGTTAATAATCCAGCAGGAGTTCCAAGTGTCTAA
- the PABPC1 gene encoding polyadenylate-binding protein 1 isoform X2, with amino-acid sequence MNPSAPSYPMASLYVGDLHPDVTEAMLYEKFSPAGPILSIRVCRDMITRRSLGYAYVNFQQPADAERALDTMNFDVIKGKPVRIMWSQRDPSLRKSGVGNIFIKNLDKSIDNKALYDTFSAFGNILSCKVVCDENGSKGYGFVHFETQEAAERAIEKMNGMLLNDRKVFVGRFKSRKEREAELGARAKEFTNVYIKNFGEDMDDERLKELFGKFGPALSVKVMTDESGKSKGFGFVSFERHEDAQKAVDEMNGKELNGKQIYVGRAQKKVERQTELKRKFEQMKQDRITRYQGVNLYVKNLDDGIDDERLRKEFSPFGTITSAKVMMEGGRSKGFGFVCFSSPEEATKAVTEMNGRIVATKPLYVALAQRKEERQAHLTNQYMQRMASVRAVPNPVINPYQPAPPSGYFMAAIPQTQNRAAYYPTSQITQLRPSPRWAAQGARPHPFQNMPGAIRPTAPRPPFSTMRPASQVTRVMSTQRVANTSTQTMGPRPAAAATAATPAVRTVPQYKYAAGVRNPQQHLNTQPQVAMQQPAVHVQGQEPLTASMLASAPPQEQKQMLGERLFPLIQAMHPTLAGKITGMLLEIDNSELLHMLESPESLRSKVDEAVAVLQAHQAKEAAQKAVNNPAGVPSV; translated from the exons ATGAACCCCAGCGCTCCCAGCTACCCGATGGCCTCGCTCTACGTGGGCGACCTGCACCCCGATGTCACCGAGGCCATGCTCTACGAGAAGTTCAGCCCCGCCGGGCCCATCCTCTCCATCCGCGTCTGCAGGGACATGATCACCCGGCGCTCGCTAGGCTACGCCTATGTCAACTTCCAGCAGCCCGCCGACG CTGAACGAGCTTTAGATACCATGAATTTTGACGTCATTAAAGGCAAGCCAGTGCGTATCATGTGGTCTCAACGTGATCCATCTCTTCGAAAAAGTGGTGTTGGCAACATTTTCATTAAAAACTTGGATAAATCAATTGATAATAAAGCTTTGTATGATACATTTTCAGCTTTCGGAAACATCCTCTCTTGTAAG GTCGTGTGTGATGAGAATGGCTCCAAAGGCTATGGGTTTGTACATTTTGAAACACAAGAAGCTGCAGAAAGAGCTATTgaaaaaatgaatggaatgcTGCTTAACGATCGTAAAGT ATTTGTTGGAAGGTTTAAATCACGCAAAGAACGGGAAGCAGAGCTTGGAGCTCGCGCTAAGGAGTTCACTAATGTTTACATCAAGAATTTTGGAGAAGACATGGATGATGAGAGACTGAAAGAACTCTTTGGCAAGTTTG GACCTGCCTTGAGTGTGAAAGTTATGACTGatgaaagtggaaaatccaaAGGCTTTGGCTTTGTCAGTTTTGAAAGACATGAGGATGCCCAAAAA gcTGTAGATGAGATGAATGGAAAGGAACTCAACGGGAAGCAAATATATGTTGGACGAGCTCAGAAAAAAGTTGAAAGACAAACAGAGCTTAAACGCAAATTTGAACAAATGAAGCAGGATAGGATTACAAGATACCAG GGTGTAAACCTATATGTGAAAAATTTAGATGATGGAATTGATGATGAACGTCTGCGCAAAGAATTTTCACCATTTGGCACAATAACTAGTGCAAAG GTCATGATGGAAGGAGGCCGCAGTAAAGGATTTGGGTTTGTCTGCTTTTCTTCACCGGAAGAAGCAACCAAAGCAGTAACAGAAATGAATGGTAGAATTgtggccaccaaaccactatatGTGGCTTTAGCTCAACGTAAAGAGGAACGCCAGGCTCACCTCACCAACCAATATATGCAGAGAATGGCAAGTGTGAGAGCAGTGCCCAATCCTGTTATCAATCCTTACCAACCAGCACCTCCTTCAGGTTATTTCATGGCAGCTATCCCGCAG ACACAAAACCGTGCAGCCTATTATCCTACCAGCCAGATTACTCAACTTAGACCAAGTCCTCGCTGGGCTGCTCAGGGTGCCAGACCTCATC CTTTCCAGAATATGCCAGGTGCCATCCGCCCTACAGCTCCCAGACCACCATTTAGTACCATGAGGCCAGCTTCACAAGTTACACGAGTCATGTCAACACAGCGTGTTG caaACACATCAACACAGACCATGGGTCCacgtccagcagcagcagccactgcAGCCACTCCAGCTGTACGCACTGTCCCACAGTATAAGTACGCTGCGGGGGTTCGCAATCCTCAGCAGCATCTTAACACACAGCCTCAGGTTGCTATGCAGCAG CCTGCTGTCCATGTACAAGGTCAGGAACCATTGACTGCTTCCATGTTGGCTTCTGCCCCTCCACAAGAACAAAAGCAGATGTTGG GAGAACGTCTGTTCCCTCTTATCCAAGCCATGCACCCTACTTTGGCGGGTAAAATAACTGGTATGTTGCTAGAAATTGACAACTCTGAACTTCTTCACATGCTTGAGTCTCCTGAATCTCTTCGTTCGAAG GTTGATGAAGCTGTAGCCGTACTGCAAGCCCATCAAGCTAAAGAAGCTGCTCAGAAAGCAGTTAATAATCCAGCAGGAGTTCCAAGTGTCTAA